A segment of the Bdellovibrio bacteriovorus genome:
AAGCACTTTATCTTCTGGATATTTGCCTTTTTCTGGCAGGTTCATATCCTCTGCAAAGAAAGATCTTTGAAATCCGAATTTCGGGTGAACGATATCACGCTTCCAAAAGAAGCCGTCATTGGTATGGGCTGACCAAGTGTCATAGCCATTTTCAGCAAATATTCGAGGAACCGCCATGGCCTCCTTGGAATACCGCTCAGCAAAGTACTGAAAATCAATGCCCTTATAGCGGCGGCTTGGCAAGCCCGTCAAAACCTCGAACTCGGCCTCGGCCGTCATCCCACCATACACCGGAGAAATCACCGTCGAATGGGCAAAGCCCTCTTTTTCAAGGTCTGCAATCGGGGTCACAAAGCTGTCATTACTGCTGGTGTAACAAGATTCACAAAGCACCAGGAACACATCGGGTTCTTCCTTCGGTCTTTTTACATCCACCAAAGACTTTACATCGTCATATGGAAGCTTGCCTTTGGTCGGGATCTGGCCCGTTGGTAAAGTCAGGAAAATATGATTCAAAATGCCATTTTCTTTGACGTTGGTAGTGAAACTCCAATCCACATAGTTCACCCGGGTCACCTTAAACAAGGTACCCACCAAACTGTCTTGAGTTTCAGTTGGCTGCCGCTCCTGCACAAAAGATGTCGCAACAACAAAAAACACCGGCAAGAACAAGAGTTGCTTCTTCGAGAAGGACAACCCCCTCCATAGAGTTACCAGAATTCCGATCACAATCGCTGGCAGAACATAGTCTGCATAACTTTTTAGGAACAACGCCTGCTTCCATGCAAAGATGTCTGAAGCCTCAAACGGAGAGTTCGTCAATGCCATCTTCATTAGATGGATTCGCAGAAAAAAACATTCGACGAAAAACACCAACAAGGCTGCAGAGAAAGGCCTTAAAAACAACAAACAAGAGAAATACAGCAACCAGGGCATCAAAAGTTTGCCGGGCAAGCTGATCTTAAAAACAGCAACTTGCAACGATATACTTAGAAGACTTAGGAGCAACAAACCCCATAAGACTAGATTTCTATTTGGCACTTTCAAACGCATCAGCTGGATATCCTACATAAATTTCGTCCCCCCACACCAGCATTAACGCGTGTGAGCGCAAAAACTCAGTGACAGATTAGCGTTCAAAAAATAAAGTTCTTCAATGTCCATCAATACATCCAAGTTTACTTCCACCTTGATTTTAGCTTTTTTTCCTCTGTCGCTTGCCATCAATCTTGTGAACTTTTTCTGGATGGATACTGTCTTTATTTTGAGCACTATCGGAGCATTGTTTTGGGCAAAAAGGAGCCACTCGGACCTCAAAGAGGTTTTCGGTTTAAAAAGTAAGACTTTGCTTGTACTACTTCTTATTTACTTCTTTTCTGGAATTACTGGATATGTCCTGCATAGCCCCATGCAGACCAACGAGTGGGTTAAAATCTCAAACCTACGCTGGATCTGGGGATTATTTGCATGCTACTCCATCGGGCACATTCTTGCTGCACAAGGCAAAAAAATGCTTGATCACCGGCACTTTATAGCATTGCTGACAGTCCTACTTGCGATAGTTTTCAACCATCTGAATGTGACGTCGGGAGCTTTCTTCAGCCCAGCGGTCAGACTTCAGGGATTTTATAGCAATCCCGCCTTTTTTGCCATGGCCGCAGTGGTACTTTGGGCATCCTTGATACCTTACTTAATTTACAACCATTCCAAAGCATCGGGACTTGGGGCGACAGCTCTTCTCACCTGCCTTACTGTCATTCTTATCGCGACCTACACAAGATCATCGTGGATTGCCATGGTTGCCGTTTTAATTTTTACTTTATTCTACACCAAAAACAAAAAGGCAATTTTGGTAGCTGGTTTAACACTGGCAGCAGCCACAACAGCAGTACTATTTAATCTGTTCCAAATGAAGGATAGGATTTTACAAACCCTTGATTTTTCCGGTGTCTCTCAGGGAGCTCGCATCGAGATCTGGAACGCCACATGGCACATCTTCCTGGATCACCCTGTCTTTGGCGTTGGCTTTGAGTATGCTGTAAAACTTTACAAAGACTATTACATCAAGTTAGGTCAATCTACGGTCTACATCCCTGGCCACGCTCACAACCAATTCTTGGACGTTTTATCCGGATCTGGGATTGTCGGCTTGATCGGATACCTGGGTGTATTTGGGGCGGGCTTTGTCTTCTTCCACAAAAAATTCAAATCCGCGACAGACATCCTATCAAAACAGCTTTCCTTAGGCTCCTTACTTTGCATCGTCGCCTTGTTCGGCTGCTCCTTTACAGAAACCCCGATCATCCAACAGGAAACCCGCAATTACGTGCTTATAGTGCTGGGCTTTTCCTATGGATACCTGTCTCGCGGCGCGGGCACTAGTCAAACAACCGATCCCCGTAAATCTCATCTGTAAAGTAATTCTTTAAGACGTCCGGATCGACCAACTCTTCCGGATCTTTGCGGCAGGTGTCCACCAGATAGGTGAAATATGCCGTGTGGACACCCAGTTGCTCAAACATAAGGCCCGGCAGACAAAACAAAGGCCGATTGCTGTTGGCTTTAGTAATTTCCGCCGCCACCGCTGAATCATCCATCCCATAGCTTTTCACGTACAATGGCACCTTGCCGAACACGATCTGTTGCGCTGGATTCAAGGTCGAAAACTGAAAAGACTCGTTTTTAGCACCTTTAGAGCTAAAAAAGTCTTCATTGAATTCATGACGTTTATAGAAAGAGATCGTCATGGCGGGTTTGTGATCCCCAAATATCACGAACATCACCGGGCGGTTATTCTCCCGAGCTAATCTTACCGCTTCGTTCTTAAATTCCAAGTACTGACGTACGGTGATTGCAAGCCTTTGCTTGTAGTCGGCCTCACCACCATCACCGTCAGTTTCTGTATAGGGACCGTGTGTGTAAAGGGACAGAAGGAATGCAAAAGTCTTCTTCCCCGCCTTCAGGTTTTCTTTATATTCTGAAAGTGCCAGATCAAAAAGAATCTTGTCTTCGGGATAAGTGCCTTTTTTCCCTTCCAGATTCATCGAATCAGAGAAAAAAGTCCTTTTAAATCCAAATTTCGGGTGGACGATTTCCCTTTTCCAGAAAAAACCCGGCAGAGGGTGTGACGAAAAAGTGTCGTAACCACTGTCTGCAAAAATACGAGGAATCGCATCGGGCTTTTCGGAGTACCTTTCTGCAAAGTACATATAGTCGATCCCCTTGTAACGACGACTTGGAAGGCCGGTCAGGACCTCAAACTCCGCCTCGGCCGTCATCCCCCCATATACTGGCGAAATGACTGTCGCATGTGCAAAACCGTCCTTTTCGAGATCCATAATCGGCGTCTCAAAGCTGTCGTTGCTGCTGGTATAGCAGGATTCGCACAACACTAAAAACACGTCGGGCTGATTCTTTGCTTTCTTAGGATCGATCATCGTCTTAAGATTGTCGTAGGGAAGCTTCCCCTTGGCCGGCACCTGCCCCGTCGACATGGTTAAAAAAATATGATTCAGAATTCCGTTTTCTTTGACGTTGGTGGCAAAGTTCCAATCCACATAAACCACACGGGCAAGCTTAAATAAGGAACTGACCGGATTTGCCTTAGCCTCAGTGGGATGGCGCTCCTGCACAAAGGACATCGCAACCATGAAAAAGACCGGTAAGAATAGCAATTGCTTTTTATTAAAAGACAGTCCTTTCCAAAGGGAAATCAGGATCCCTATAATGATCGCTGGGACCACATAGTCAACGTAGCTTTTTAAAAAGAAGGCCTGCTTCCAAGCAAAAAGATCTGATGCCTCAAACGGCGAATTCGTTAAGGCTAACTTCATCAGATGAATACGCGCCCCAAGACATTCAAGTAGGAAAACGAAAAATGCAGCTGGATAGGGCCTTAAAAAGACCAAGACCGAGAAATACAGCAGCCAGGGCATCAAGAGTTTAACAATCAGAAGATACTTAAAGGCAAATACCTGCAGAAGTACGCTAAGCACACTTAGCAGCAACAAACCCCATAGCACCTGATTTTTTTCCGGCCATCTGATTCGCATCGTTGAACCTTACAACAAAAGCAATTTAGAGTACTTGGCCTGGTATTCTTGCACGTACCTTGGCAGGCGCTCCACCCCAACCGGTTTAAATTTCATCGGGCGATTGAAGATGTCCTTCCCGGATCGCACCTGGGTTTCTACCCACTGGGGGTTGAACATATCTTCGGTCATGTATTCTGTATGACTGTAGGCGCGCATTTTTTTAAGAATCATCTCGGTTCCACCCATGAACGAGAAATGCCATCCCCCGTCCATCACCATGGTGTGTTCGCTGTCTTTTTTACTGCGATAGGTGCGCATGTTGTTACAGCCGTATTTCTTGAAATAGGAATAGTTCGCCATCACCGTTCCATGCCAAGGGATATAGTCCTTGTACATTTCGTTGGGCTCGGTGTGCTCATACGCCAAGTTGTTCAGGTAATAGTAGTAAAGCTCCTGATAAAAGGTCTTAATCCCCGGCTTATGCAGGTATTCGGTGACCTTTTCCGGAGTCGGGATTTCGTCCACGTCAGAGAAGATGATCACATCCTCAGGAGCACAATTCACCAGTGCTTTCGCCAGGGCGTTACGTTGATAGTCTTCACGGTCCCAGTTGCTGAAGGGTCTTAGCTTCTTCCAATTCACTTTCGGGAAGTCTTCGACCACCACATGAATGATCTTGGATTCAAACTGGGCGTAGCGTTGCTTGTTTTCGATATAAAAAAGCGGCTTGTCAGTCCCGCGGAAGGTCTTTTTGGATTCGATAATAACAAATTTATCGACGACCTTATCCAGTACGTTCAGGCGAATATCCAACAGATCCAGCTCATCATAAAACACAAAGCAATCGTATACCATGGGCCCAAAATACCGAATATGCTGGCAAAAATGTACCAGTAAGTCTTCAAAGGGTTTGCGTCAATTCATAAGACACAGCCTGTCGAAATGGATGTACAGCCCCAAGCCCTCGTAGTATGAAAAAACCATGAGCTTCCTGTTTTCATCCCTGGGCTTCCTTCTTCGCATCACCGTCATTGGCGCAGTCTTTCGCGCCATTGTGGCCATTTACCTGCAAATCTGGGATTTGATGGACTTTGCCTCCATCAAAAACACCTTTCCGGCCTTCCTGCACGGCTGGCACTTTGATCTGGCGATTGGTTCCGTTGTTTACCTTTTGCTGTACTGGATGATTCTTCTGTTTAAGCTTTCGCCGAAAGCCGCCAAACGCTGGAACTTCCTGTTTCTGTGGTTCTACATCGTCATGATCGTCACCGACTCTCTGTACGCCAAAGAGACCGGACGTCATTTGTCTTACGAAATTTACTCGCTCTTCACGATCGAAGGATCGATGCTGAGTCTTTTTGGTCGTTACTGGATCGCAGTGCTCGTCTCCTTGGCGGCGGCGGCCAGCTTGAATCTTTGGGTGTCCCCCAACTATAAAACCACGTCGGGCCCCGCGGGTCGCATCTTTGCCATGCTGGTGGCAGCCGTGATGGCGGTCATGGGATTCCGAGGCTTTGAAGGCATCCCACAGGACCCATCTTGGGCTTATCGCGCAGGCGGAGGCCCCCAAGGGGCCTTCTTGGCCCTGAACGGAGCCTATGGAATCTTCTGGGCCGCGGTGGGTGAAAAGAAATCCAGTAAAGAAAACATCGCCCTCCCCAAAGACATCAACACCGAGAAAGTTTTTGCCGCATGGAAAGCCCAGCGTGGCATCCATACACCCATCGGCGGCTTTGATGGCAACATCGTGATTGTCTTTCTGGAAAGTTGGTGGGGGTCCGAGGTCGACCGTATTCAAGACGGCGTTGAGATCCTGCCGTTCTTCAACAAACTTCGCCGCGAGTCCCTGCACACAGATCTGTTCCTGGCCGGCGGTCATCGCACCACCGAAGGGATTTTCTCAAGCATGTGCAGCCTTCCCAACCCACTGGGAAAAAGCATCATGTACTCGGAAATTGAAAACAAAGACTTTGTCTGCCTTCCCCGTTTGCTCAGCGAAAAAGGCTATAGCTCGGCCTTCTTCCAAGGATCTGATCAATACACCAGCGGCACGGGATTGTTGGTGCTAAAGACCGGCTTCCAAAGCTCGTATGGAAAACGCGACATTCCTGATTACGAGAAGCTTGAGCAAAACGCCTGGGGTGTTTACGACACGGATTTGTATAAATTTGCACTGGATAAAATGAACGGCCTGCGTGAGCCGTTCCTGGTGGGAATCAACACCAACACCACCCATGACAACTTGTTCCCGGCCAGAGCCGATCGCCAGAAGTATAAAACCATCCGCCAGTGGGCTGATACGGAACTTCAAGATTTCCATAAGCTGCTAGCCAGTCGCAAGTGGGAAAAAGACTGGCTGCTGGTCTTGGTTGCTGATCACACCACTTATGGTGGATCCAGCATCTTCGATCACTATGCGATTCCGTTCCTGATGAAACACTACACCAAAGACGGCAAAGAAAGCCGCGTGCTACCGAACAAACTTTTACCGGG
Coding sequences within it:
- a CDS encoding LTA synthase family protein is translated as MSFLFSSLGFLLRITVIGAVFRAIVAIYLQIWDLMDFASIKNTFPAFLHGWHFDLAIGSVVYLLLYWMILLFKLSPKAAKRWNFLFLWFYIVMIVTDSLYAKETGRHLSYEIYSLFTIEGSMLSLFGRYWIAVLVSLAAAASLNLWVSPNYKTTSGPAGRIFAMLVAAVMAVMGFRGFEGIPQDPSWAYRAGGGPQGAFLALNGAYGIFWAAVGEKKSSKENIALPKDINTEKVFAAWKAQRGIHTPIGGFDGNIVIVFLESWWGSEVDRIQDGVEILPFFNKLRRESLHTDLFLAGGHRTTEGIFSSMCSLPNPLGKSIMYSEIENKDFVCLPRLLSEKGYSSAFFQGSDQYTSGTGLLVLKTGFQSSYGKRDIPDYEKLEQNAWGVYDTDLYKFALDKMNGLREPFLVGINTNTTHDNLFPARADRQKYKTIRQWADTELQDFHKLLASRKWEKDWLLVLVADHTTYGGSSIFDHYAIPFLMKHYTKDGKESRVLPNKLLPGAFSQPDIAATLADITGVKAPTFLGRSLARPESFSPGASIFHLGQSAWFDGDWAVVFNIRKPGEERCFKWKEDMSFTKESPCPTQGKKMHEEGLSYIKESQELLFK
- a CDS encoding N-acetylglucosaminyltransferase, with product MVYDCFVFYDELDLLDIRLNVLDKVVDKFVIIESKKTFRGTDKPLFYIENKQRYAQFESKIIHVVVEDFPKVNWKKLRPFSNWDREDYQRNALAKALVNCAPEDVIIFSDVDEIPTPEKVTEYLHKPGIKTFYQELYYYYLNNLAYEHTEPNEMYKDYIPWHGTVMANYSYFKKYGCNNMRTYRSKKDSEHTMVMDGGWHFSFMGGTEMILKKMRAYSHTEYMTEDMFNPQWVETQVRSGKDIFNRPMKFKPVGVERLPRYVQEYQAKYSKLLLL
- a CDS encoding LTA synthase family protein — its product is MKMALTNSPFEASDIFAWKQALFLKSYADYVLPAIVIGILVTLWRGLSFSKKQLLFLPVFFVVATSFVQERQPTETQDSLVGTLFKVTRVNYVDWSFTTNVKENGILNHIFLTLPTGQIPTKGKLPYDDVKSLVDVKRPKEEPDVFLVLCESCYTSSNDSFVTPIADLEKEGFAHSTVISPVYGGMTAEAEFEVLTGLPSRRYKGIDFQYFAERYSKEAMAVPRIFAENGYDTWSAHTNDGFFWKRDIVHPKFGFQRSFFAEDMNLPEKGKYPEDKVLFDLALAKYQENLEAGKKTFAFLITVYTHGPYADTDGDGGEAVYKEKLDKTVKQFLEFQSAAAELAKKSKRPVMFVIFGDHKPAMTLSFYRRHEFTEDYFSTTGPRNQSFLFSTLNPSQQIVYGKVPMYVKGYGLKVDGVAEAIAKANEERPIFCLPGVLSERIGIQNTFYNYLVDVCRYEPEELVDPDFIRKFFPEEIYSNRLFE
- a CDS encoding O-antigen ligase family protein; amino-acid sequence: MSINTSKFTSTLILAFFPLSLAINLVNFFWMDTVFILSTIGALFWAKRSHSDLKEVFGLKSKTLLVLLLIYFFSGITGYVLHSPMQTNEWVKISNLRWIWGLFACYSIGHILAAQGKKMLDHRHFIALLTVLLAIVFNHLNVTSGAFFSPAVRLQGFYSNPAFFAMAAVVLWASLIPYLIYNHSKASGLGATALLTCLTVILIATYTRSSWIAMVAVLIFTLFYTKNKKAILVAGLTLAAATTAVLFNLFQMKDRILQTLDFSGVSQGARIEIWNATWHIFLDHPVFGVGFEYAVKLYKDYYIKLGQSTVYIPGHAHNQFLDVLSGSGIVGLIGYLGVFGAGFVFFHKKFKSATDILSKQLSLGSLLCIVALFGCSFTETPIIQQETRNYVLIVLGFSYGYLSRGAGTSQTTDPRKSHL
- a CDS encoding LTA synthase family protein; translated protein: MRIRWPEKNQVLWGLLLLSVLSVLLQVFAFKYLLIVKLLMPWLLYFSVLVFLRPYPAAFFVFLLECLGARIHLMKLALTNSPFEASDLFAWKQAFFLKSYVDYVVPAIIIGILISLWKGLSFNKKQLLFLPVFFMVAMSFVQERHPTEAKANPVSSLFKLARVVYVDWNFATNVKENGILNHIFLTMSTGQVPAKGKLPYDNLKTMIDPKKAKNQPDVFLVLCESCYTSSNDSFETPIMDLEKDGFAHATVISPVYGGMTAEAEFEVLTGLPSRRYKGIDYMYFAERYSEKPDAIPRIFADSGYDTFSSHPLPGFFWKREIVHPKFGFKRTFFSDSMNLEGKKGTYPEDKILFDLALSEYKENLKAGKKTFAFLLSLYTHGPYTETDGDGGEADYKQRLAITVRQYLEFKNEAVRLARENNRPVMFVIFGDHKPAMTISFYKRHEFNEDFFSSKGAKNESFQFSTLNPAQQIVFGKVPLYVKSYGMDDSAVAAEITKANSNRPLFCLPGLMFEQLGVHTAYFTYLVDTCRKDPEELVDPDVLKNYFTDEIYGDRLFD